From Candidatus Rubrimentiphilum sp., one genomic window encodes:
- a CDS encoding RDD family protein: MVYVTIARGALLGSCVMITKHHFPELFAVVERCSSLLQLPMPMVFVRDDIHVPVVAVGFGDPYSLIVSSHWLDHFKEDELTFMIGRELGHIAAGHTRLTSILSVNGRENAIISLIFGAWLRRTEFTADRVGLLCCGSTEAAYRAIALCEFHLFARKVDLAAFAQQRAEIAHDSVLRLGEWLSPNPYATNRMESLRVFHHTALYDYWEERLLAQPVKSVPVQHRSDRVTKQDCASFGRRLAAIAIDYALVSATASLVVTSTGVHSPGIHWNVNFDPGPGAMFLLYNMVLVAIAGQTFGMMIVSVRVTNMHFERPRPLQVVWRYLIAVPLFVLSVLWPGFWRVELHDRASGTRLVGLERTLQRTALPA; encoded by the coding sequence ATGGTCTACGTCACGATTGCGCGCGGCGCGCTCCTGGGCAGTTGCGTCATGATTACCAAACACCACTTCCCCGAACTCTTTGCCGTCGTTGAGCGCTGCTCGTCGCTCCTGCAGTTGCCGATGCCGATGGTCTTCGTGCGCGACGATATCCACGTGCCGGTCGTTGCCGTCGGTTTCGGCGACCCATACTCGCTGATCGTCTCGTCGCACTGGCTCGATCATTTTAAAGAAGACGAACTCACCTTTATGATCGGTCGCGAGCTCGGCCACATCGCCGCCGGCCACACGCGTCTCACGTCGATTCTGAGCGTCAACGGCCGCGAGAACGCGATCATATCGCTTATCTTTGGCGCCTGGCTACGCCGGACGGAGTTCACCGCGGATCGCGTGGGGCTGCTCTGCTGCGGATCGACCGAGGCTGCGTATCGCGCGATCGCTTTGTGCGAATTTCACCTGTTCGCACGCAAGGTCGATCTCGCTGCATTTGCGCAGCAGCGCGCGGAGATCGCGCACGACTCCGTGCTGCGGCTGGGCGAATGGCTCTCTCCCAACCCGTACGCGACCAATCGTATGGAGAGCCTGCGCGTTTTTCATCACACGGCGCTGTACGACTATTGGGAAGAGCGGCTGCTGGCACAACCCGTCAAGAGTGTCCCCGTCCAGCACCGGTCCGATCGCGTGACTAAACAAGATTGCGCTTCCTTCGGGCGCCGTCTGGCGGCGATCGCCATCGACTACGCACTGGTCTCGGCGACCGCAAGTTTAGTCGTAACCAGCACAGGCGTGCACAGTCCGGGAATTCATTGGAATGTCAACTTCGATCCGGGGCCCGGCGCGATGTTTCTGCTCTACAACATGGTGCTCGTGGCGATAGCCGGACAAACGTTCGGGATGATGATCGTATCCGTTCGCGTCACGAACATGCATTTTGAACGGCCGCGTCCCTTGCAGGTGGTTTGGCGCTATCTGATCGCCGTGCCCCTGTTTGTCTTAAGCGTTCTGTGGCCCGGCTTTTGGCGCGTCGAGTTGCACGACCGCGCTTCGGGCACGCGCCTCGTCGGCCTGGAACGCACGCTGCAGCGCACGGCTTTGCCGGCTTAA
- a CDS encoding DUF4350 domain-containing protein, translating to MSVAIVLLIVVSFLRSQTPQTHQSFPSTYDSGAYGYAALYEFLQRERVAVQRFELPLGELPARSTLVIAGDYVLDEAAPSATAQRTLAAWVRGGGTLIVLGKVSSAVRQGLGLPASSDRMAGSVVARTGCGFQGSELNVRGEFTRSLPADCGSAKSVLLRSGKNPVAVALDRGRGRVVEFTTPTIFDNLRLAQGDNARFAYDLFSAKTVAFDERVYGYAQGRTFWEVLPQPVHIAIFVALGALLLAIIGANLPFAPPYRIEAQDERDSSDYILSLARMLQRGGAAREVVAKIFKAASALAPRSYRGDGAAAGFDELQLLSQRHDLRAHDVLRAGTLYAQLRKDYE from the coding sequence TTGTCAGTCGCCATCGTGCTGCTGATCGTCGTGTCGTTCTTGCGCTCGCAAACGCCGCAGACGCATCAATCCTTTCCGTCAACGTATGACAGCGGTGCATACGGATATGCGGCGCTCTACGAATTCTTGCAGCGGGAAAGGGTCGCGGTGCAGCGGTTCGAGCTGCCTTTGGGCGAGTTGCCGGCACGCTCCACGTTAGTCATCGCGGGCGACTATGTGCTGGACGAAGCGGCCCCGTCGGCCACCGCTCAGCGCACGCTCGCCGCATGGGTGCGTGGAGGCGGCACTTTAATTGTTTTAGGAAAGGTTTCATCGGCGGTCCGGCAAGGACTCGGCTTGCCCGCGTCCTCAGACAGAATGGCCGGCAGCGTTGTCGCGCGGACCGGCTGCGGCTTTCAGGGATCCGAACTCAACGTGCGCGGGGAGTTTACGCGTTCACTGCCGGCGGACTGCGGCAGCGCAAAGAGCGTGCTGTTGCGCAGCGGAAAGAATCCGGTTGCGGTGGCGCTGGATCGCGGCCGGGGCCGGGTAGTGGAGTTCACGACGCCGACGATCTTCGACAATCTGCGCCTGGCTCAGGGAGACAACGCACGTTTTGCTTACGACCTTTTTTCCGCGAAAACCGTAGCGTTCGACGAGCGCGTCTACGGCTACGCGCAAGGCCGCACGTTTTGGGAGGTGCTGCCGCAGCCGGTCCACATAGCGATCTTCGTCGCGCTCGGCGCGTTGCTGTTGGCAATCATAGGGGCGAACCTTCCGTTCGCGCCGCCCTATCGGATCGAAGCCCAGGACGAGCGCGATTCCTCCGATTACATCCTATCTCTCGCGCGCATGCTGCAGCGCGGCGGCGCGGCCCGTGAAGTCGTCGCGAAGATCTTCAAAGCCGCGTCGGCCCTGGCGCCCAGATCGTATCGCGGAGATGGGGCCGCCGCCGGGTTCGATGAATTGCAGCTCCTAAGCCAACGCCATGATCTCCGGGCGCACGACGTGTTGCGTGCGGGAACGCTATACGCGCAATTGCGAAAGGATTACGAATGA
- a CDS encoding MOSC N-terminal beta barrel domain-containing protein: MQLLGHVHAIYRYPVKSLAGESLNEVTIDADGIPGDRAAALFVTAGHARTGKTYRGKEHNLLHLTSDPREAAELAKAGGVTVELRRGDHFFDAAPVSLLFDRWVEEVSAALGRPLDFRRWRPNLFAHAAEDFQFSESDLNGALIEAGTAILRVSESDKRCVTTTYDVETGEADPEVLRYVAQERDSVLGVYCDVELAGVVRAGDALRLRAR, translated from the coding sequence ATGCAGCTGCTCGGACACGTTCACGCCATTTACCGCTATCCCGTCAAGAGTTTGGCCGGTGAATCATTGAATGAGGTGACGATCGACGCGGACGGGATCCCCGGCGACCGCGCCGCGGCGCTCTTCGTTACAGCGGGTCACGCGCGAACCGGCAAGACGTACCGCGGCAAAGAACACAATCTGCTGCACTTGACGAGCGATCCGCGCGAAGCGGCGGAGTTGGCGAAAGCCGGCGGCGTTACGGTCGAGCTTCGCCGCGGCGACCACTTTTTCGACGCCGCACCGGTTTCATTGCTCTTCGATCGCTGGGTGGAGGAAGTCTCCGCCGCCCTCGGCCGTCCCCTCGACTTCAGGCGCTGGCGGCCGAATCTCTTTGCTCACGCCGCTGAAGATTTTCAGTTCAGCGAAAGCGATCTTAACGGCGCGCTCATCGAAGCCGGAACAGCAATCTTGCGCGTGTCCGAATCGGATAAACGCTGCGTAACGACCACGTACGACGTAGAAACCGGCGAAGCCGATCCCGAAGTTTTACGCTATGTCGCGCAGGAGCGCGACAGCGTGCTCGGCGTTTACTGCGACGTGGAGCTGGCCGGCGTCGTCCGCGCGGGCGACGCTTTACGCTTGCGCGCGCGCTGA
- a CDS encoding MoxR family ATPase yields MSSNVSDLAGRIQTGMAEIIVGGERLTFALLVALLGRGHALIEGVPGTGKTLAVRALAGLLGATYRRIQFTPDLMPADVVGTTVFNPKTAEFNMRPGPIVTNVLLADEINRTPPKTQSALLEAMEEGRITIDGVPLQLPEPFFVCATQNPIEYEGTYPLPEAQLDRFLVKVRADYPSSDAEHELLARVAAGFDARNIEPDKVKPVARSGEIVDAQAEVRRVHVAASVQNYVYELVSTTRAHRRLSLGASPRAGVTLLTAAQAAAAIDARDYATPDDVKDVAPFVLPHRLIVAPQAEIDGIAAADVAQEIVESVPVPRETTE; encoded by the coding sequence ATGAGTTCGAACGTCTCCGATCTTGCCGGGCGCATCCAAACCGGCATGGCTGAAATCATCGTCGGGGGAGAGCGTCTAACGTTCGCGCTGCTGGTCGCGCTGTTGGGACGCGGACACGCGCTGATCGAAGGCGTACCCGGTACAGGAAAAACGCTGGCGGTTCGAGCTCTGGCTGGGCTGCTCGGAGCGACCTACCGGCGTATTCAATTCACCCCGGATTTGATGCCGGCCGACGTCGTCGGCACCACCGTCTTCAATCCCAAAACGGCTGAGTTCAATATGCGCCCTGGCCCGATCGTGACGAACGTCCTGCTGGCCGACGAAATCAACCGCACGCCGCCAAAGACGCAATCCGCTCTGCTCGAAGCGATGGAGGAAGGGCGCATAACCATCGACGGCGTTCCGCTGCAGCTGCCGGAGCCGTTCTTCGTGTGCGCGACGCAGAATCCGATCGAATATGAAGGGACGTATCCGCTTCCGGAAGCGCAGCTCGACCGTTTTCTCGTGAAGGTGCGCGCCGACTATCCCTCAAGTGACGCAGAGCACGAGCTGCTCGCCCGCGTCGCCGCGGGTTTCGACGCGCGGAACATCGAGCCGGATAAGGTCAAGCCTGTCGCACGATCCGGGGAAATTGTGGACGCGCAAGCCGAGGTGCGGCGCGTTCACGTTGCCGCGTCCGTGCAGAATTACGTGTACGAGCTCGTTTCCACCACCCGGGCGCATCGTCGCCTGAGTTTGGGAGCCAGTCCGCGCGCCGGCGTCACATTGTTGACCGCCGCACAAGCGGCGGCCGCCATCGACGCGCGCGATTACGCAACGCCGGACGACGTCAAAGACGTTGCGCCATTCGTCCTTCCGCACCGTCTGATCGTCGCGCCGCAGGCCGAGATCGACGGCATCGCGGCCGCCGACGTGGCGCAGGAGATCGTTGAGTCCGTTCCAGTGCCGCGTGAAACAACCGAATAA
- a CDS encoding M48 family metalloprotease translates to MLFRRIVPLTLILALLSAICPAPSLALSTANEVAIGRQYDQQIVETSSVETDPLLNAWVQAVSSKLWAQTARKDVPYNIKILNDNDINAFSTLGGYVYVNTGLLDFVQSDDELAAVIGHETGHIERRHTVTMQSKSQILSILFGIASLFSPFIYNFGNILQAGALAKMSRVDELQADEYGLLLMSRAGYDPDAMVSMQKHLGALNGDHNDLVTKYFESHPGSDARIAHLVGYPELDPTKVTAQEKLVRALHDLDESRYNIASIQLNSILKTDASNQQALLGLGQSQLALGLTSKSEQTLGDLAQSSSPQVKAAALQRIAALRAMQARRVDLTRPDLESLRAQVAQAQQVQQQAQAQIGARHDQGHSQLKSLQLRLQAIQYEVPDFGSIDVKKGSRLEAIVKTVNGMSRSVNSAFQDATAAIDNVGSIDAKTNKPYGLLRENWQILDEMQAPLNMAPIPSDSIALFPSYPRTLTELSTADADMIRSVDAGRAAAMQLDSGLADLDAFFKRLQQIHLNAFGEIDQFDYQSLLPYMQKATASLGAAAISASQASQLYNLARSRQLSARITMLGVGTSPQRYDTLQKAINLRFNNDDIDYIGMLHDNVTPGELTAATIVAADFRTTPQAIIKESHDTHRSVIDVANARGMHALALEVFMGLIYLDYTDDPVKEAHPDGGGVTNPNGDV, encoded by the coding sequence ATGTTGTTTCGCCGAATCGTTCCTCTCACGCTCATTTTGGCATTGCTGAGTGCCATATGCCCGGCACCCTCGCTGGCGCTTTCCACTGCCAATGAAGTCGCCATCGGGCGTCAATACGATCAGCAGATCGTCGAAACGAGCTCGGTCGAGACCGATCCATTGCTCAATGCGTGGGTCCAAGCAGTGTCGAGCAAACTCTGGGCCCAGACGGCGCGCAAAGACGTTCCGTACAACATCAAGATTCTCAACGACAACGACATCAACGCATTTTCGACCCTGGGCGGCTATGTCTACGTAAATACCGGACTGCTCGACTTCGTCCAGTCCGACGACGAGCTCGCCGCGGTGATCGGACACGAAACCGGCCACATCGAGCGGCGGCACACGGTGACGATGCAGTCCAAATCGCAGATTCTGAGCATTCTGTTCGGGATCGCGTCGCTGTTCTCGCCCTTCATCTATAACTTCGGCAACATCTTGCAGGCCGGTGCGCTGGCGAAGATGTCCCGTGTCGACGAGCTGCAGGCCGACGAGTACGGACTCTTGCTCATGTCGCGTGCGGGCTACGATCCCGACGCGATGGTCTCGATGCAGAAGCATTTGGGCGCCCTCAACGGCGACCACAACGATCTCGTCACCAAGTATTTCGAGAGCCACCCCGGCTCCGACGCGCGCATCGCGCATCTCGTCGGCTATCCCGAATTGGATCCGACCAAGGTAACCGCGCAGGAAAAACTAGTGCGCGCCCTTCACGACCTCGATGAATCGCGTTACAACATCGCGAGCATCCAGCTCAACTCTATTCTGAAGACCGACGCTTCCAATCAGCAGGCGCTGCTCGGCCTGGGACAGAGCCAGCTCGCGCTCGGCTTGACCAGCAAGAGCGAACAGACGCTGGGCGATCTCGCGCAGAGTTCTTCGCCACAAGTCAAAGCTGCGGCGTTACAACGGATTGCGGCGCTGCGCGCCATGCAAGCCCGCCGGGTCGATCTCACCCGCCCGGATCTGGAGAGCCTGCGCGCCCAAGTTGCGCAAGCGCAGCAAGTGCAGCAGCAAGCCCAAGCGCAAATCGGCGCGCGCCACGATCAAGGCCATAGCCAATTGAAATCGCTGCAGCTCCGGCTGCAAGCCATCCAATATGAAGTTCCCGACTTCGGTTCGATTGACGTCAAGAAGGGCTCGCGGCTCGAAGCGATCGTCAAAACCGTCAACGGTATGAGCCGTTCGGTCAACAGCGCATTCCAAGATGCAACCGCGGCCATTGACAACGTCGGCTCGATCGATGCGAAGACGAACAAGCCGTACGGACTGCTGCGCGAAAACTGGCAGATTCTGGACGAGATGCAGGCGCCGCTGAACATGGCGCCGATTCCGTCGGATTCGATCGCGCTCTTCCCGTCGTATCCGCGCACGCTCACCGAGCTCTCCACGGCCGACGCCGACATGATTCGATCGGTCGACGCCGGACGGGCAGCGGCCATGCAACTGGATAGCGGCTTGGCGGATCTCGACGCGTTCTTCAAACGCTTGCAGCAGATTCACCTCAACGCCTTTGGCGAGATCGACCAATTCGACTACCAATCGCTGCTGCCGTACATGCAAAAAGCAACGGCGTCGCTGGGAGCCGCGGCCATCTCCGCCTCGCAGGCGAGCCAGCTGTACAATCTGGCGCGATCGCGGCAGCTCTCGGCGCGCATAACGATGCTCGGCGTGGGCACCTCTCCGCAGCGCTACGACACGCTGCAAAAAGCGATCAACCTGCGCTTCAACAACGACGACATCGACTACATCGGCATGCTGCACGACAACGTAACGCCGGGCGAGCTGACCGCTGCGACCATCGTGGCGGCCGACTTCCGGACGACGCCGCAAGCCATCATCAAAGAGTCGCACGACACGCACCGCTCCGTCATCGACGTGGCCAACGCCCGGGGGATGCACGCGCTGGCGCTGGAGGTCTTCATGGGCCTCATCTATCTGGACTACACGGACGATCCAGTCAAGGAAGCTCATCCGGACGGCGGCGGCGTAACAAATCCGAACGGCGACGTGTAG
- a CDS encoding DUF58 domain-containing protein, giving the protein MKQPNKSRIAGGWFSPRAYWMLAILVALLGVAGFAPGFAFLAQTWAAIFVAGLLADALLGPRGALIAIEREQPEPFSLRRNAALRYRVTNRSRIAIRATLIESPSTLLRYGEDEVALAVPARSEALAERAVTPVARGSSTLTAIYAGIENPIGLWRRRRRVSQAQPVRVYPDLSAVERYGALHVRNRLIEAGLRRMRLRGSGTELENLRDWSQGDQFRSIDWKATARRGKLTVADYEVERSQNVMIVLDAGRLMTARVDEQRKFDYAITAALSVASIASLANDKVGVVAFASEILRASAPRSSRRSLAQLSGELHDVEPLFEESDYAQAFAYVRSHVNKRSLIVFFTDMVDPVAQSTVLAQIGTLAKRHLVVCVFMNDRAIDRVLESEPHSAKDVYATSVALELRDERRAAAAILERLGVQVIDVPARELTTALIDRYLLVKQRGLL; this is encoded by the coding sequence GTGAAACAACCGAATAAGTCGCGCATCGCCGGCGGATGGTTCTCGCCGCGGGCCTATTGGATGCTGGCAATTCTCGTAGCGCTTCTGGGCGTGGCCGGATTCGCGCCCGGGTTTGCGTTCTTGGCGCAGACGTGGGCGGCAATCTTTGTGGCCGGACTGCTCGCAGATGCGCTGCTCGGCCCGCGCGGCGCACTGATCGCAATCGAACGCGAGCAGCCGGAACCGTTTTCTCTGCGCCGCAACGCGGCGCTGCGGTATCGCGTTACGAACCGTTCCCGGATTGCAATCCGCGCAACGCTGATCGAATCTCCCAGCACGCTGTTGCGCTACGGCGAAGACGAGGTGGCGCTGGCGGTGCCGGCGCGCAGCGAAGCGCTTGCCGAGCGCGCCGTTACGCCGGTCGCTCGCGGATCGTCGACGCTCACGGCGATCTACGCGGGAATCGAGAATCCGATCGGATTGTGGCGCCGCCGGCGCAGGGTTTCCCAAGCGCAGCCGGTCCGCGTGTACCCCGACCTTTCTGCAGTGGAGCGCTACGGCGCGTTGCACGTGCGCAACCGCTTGATCGAGGCGGGTTTGCGCCGGATGCGGCTGCGCGGCTCGGGTACCGAGCTGGAAAACTTGCGCGATTGGAGTCAAGGCGATCAGTTTCGATCGATCGACTGGAAAGCGACTGCGCGGCGCGGCAAATTGACGGTCGCCGATTACGAGGTCGAGCGCAGCCAAAACGTGATGATCGTCTTGGATGCCGGCCGCTTGATGACCGCGCGCGTGGATGAACAGCGCAAGTTCGACTACGCGATAACGGCCGCGCTGTCAGTCGCTTCCATCGCGTCCTTGGCCAACGATAAAGTCGGCGTCGTGGCTTTTGCGTCGGAGATCCTGCGCGCCAGCGCGCCCCGAAGCAGCCGGCGGTCGCTTGCACAATTGAGCGGCGAGCTCCACGATGTCGAGCCGCTGTTTGAAGAATCGGACTATGCGCAGGCGTTTGCCTACGTGCGAAGCCACGTGAACAAGCGCAGTCTGATCGTCTTTTTCACCGATATGGTCGATCCGGTCGCGCAGAGCACGGTGTTGGCGCAAATAGGAACGCTGGCCAAGCGGCATCTGGTGGTCTGCGTGTTCATGAACGATCGCGCTATCGATCGCGTGCTCGAATCGGAACCGCACTCGGCCAAGGACGTCTACGCGACGAGCGTGGCGCTCGAACTGCGCGACGAGCGCCGGGCGGCGGCGGCGATCTTGGAACGTTTAGGCGTGCAGGTGATCGACGTACCCGCGCGCGAGCTGACGACCGCGCTGATCGATCGCTATCTGCTGGTCAAACAGCGCGGGCTGCTTTAA
- a CDS encoding RDD family protein — MDRTLRVRTPESIAFSYELAGLGSRFLAMSIDLIIQILLAIGIFWGLFYAALNTPIVRHASVVAKTAESVTLAIVSFIVFLIFFGYFIIFEAYWNGQTPGKKLLALRVVRDGGYPVDFASAAVRNLIRVGELIFGFYLTSAVAALLSPENKRLGDMAAGTIVVRDARSAALAQITGESHAQAPHFAMLDDDESALIDRFVARRDGMAPGNRAAMAAQIAARVRPRVSRDLQQLSDEELLTRLSAS; from the coding sequence ATGGATCGGACTTTGCGCGTCAGGACGCCCGAAAGCATAGCCTTTTCATATGAGCTCGCGGGCTTGGGCAGCCGCTTCTTGGCGATGTCAATCGATCTGATCATCCAGATACTCCTGGCGATCGGAATTTTTTGGGGCCTCTTCTACGCGGCGCTGAACACGCCGATCGTCCGTCATGCGTCCGTTGTGGCCAAGACTGCGGAATCGGTGACATTGGCGATTGTCAGCTTTATCGTGTTTCTCATATTCTTCGGCTATTTTATTATCTTCGAAGCCTACTGGAACGGGCAGACTCCCGGCAAGAAGTTGCTGGCGTTGCGCGTTGTCCGTGACGGTGGTTATCCCGTGGATTTTGCCAGCGCGGCGGTCCGGAATCTGATTCGTGTGGGTGAGTTGATCTTTGGTTTCTATTTGACCAGTGCGGTTGCGGCGTTGCTTTCGCCCGAGAACAAACGGTTAGGCGATATGGCAGCCGGAACGATCGTGGTTCGCGATGCGCGATCCGCTGCGCTGGCACAAATTACCGGAGAAAGTCACGCGCAGGCGCCGCACTTTGCGATGCTCGACGACGACGAATCCGCGCTGATCGATCGCTTTGTGGCGCGCCGGGATGGAATGGCGCCGGGAAACCGCGCGGCGATGGCCGCGCAAATCGCAGCGCGGGTGCGGCCGCGCGTTTCGCGCGACCTTCAACAGTTAAGCGACGAAGAGTTGCTGACGCGCCTTAGCGCTTCGTAA
- a CDS encoding stage II sporulation protein M, with product MQQRAFVQRRGGAWERLELLLARVGRRGLRQLDAAELFELGRLYRWVTSDLAYARGHGFDAQLQHYLNRLTARAHASVYGATVETGGARFTRFFTQTFPAEFRRSWPYSAACAALTVLWSAVAYAIVIRNPANAYTVLPEAMVPGHITKSLHNSNFAFTPDASAQVSAFIITHNVQIAIMVFAGGIVTLGIFTIWEISLNGLMLGGLAALFTRAGYGPDFWATIAPHGVIELTAIQIAGGAGLLIAAGVFYPGRLRRRDAISENGRRAGILIGGVVGMLCVAGMIEGFFSPLRFSMEIRASVGALTALGLIAYFGFAGRKK from the coding sequence GTGCAGCAAAGAGCCTTCGTGCAGCGGCGCGGCGGAGCGTGGGAGAGACTCGAGCTCCTGCTCGCTCGCGTGGGCCGCCGGGGCCTGCGCCAGCTGGATGCCGCCGAGTTGTTCGAGCTCGGCAGGCTCTACCGCTGGGTCACATCCGATCTTGCTTACGCGCGTGGGCACGGTTTCGATGCACAGCTGCAGCATTATCTCAACCGGCTCACTGCTCGCGCGCACGCCAGTGTCTATGGAGCCACCGTGGAAACCGGAGGCGCGCGCTTTACGCGCTTCTTCACGCAGACCTTTCCCGCGGAATTCCGCCGTTCATGGCCGTACAGCGCGGCGTGCGCCGCCCTCACCGTGCTTTGGAGCGCCGTCGCCTACGCGATCGTCATCCGTAATCCGGCCAACGCCTACACAGTGCTGCCGGAGGCCATGGTGCCAGGCCATATCACCAAGAGCTTGCACAACTCGAATTTCGCATTTACGCCGGACGCGTCCGCCCAGGTCTCCGCTTTCATCATCACCCACAACGTTCAGATCGCGATCATGGTCTTTGCAGGCGGTATCGTGACGCTGGGAATCTTCACGATTTGGGAAATCTCGCTCAACGGGTTGATGCTCGGCGGCTTGGCGGCGCTGTTCACGCGCGCCGGGTACGGTCCGGACTTTTGGGCGACGATAGCGCCGCACGGCGTCATAGAATTAACCGCGATCCAAATCGCGGGCGGGGCCGGGCTGCTCATCGCGGCCGGCGTGTTCTATCCGGGGCGGTTGCGCCGGCGCGACGCGATCTCCGAAAATGGGCGCCGGGCGGGCATTCTGATTGGGGGCGTCGTCGGGATGCTATGCGTAGCCGGCATGATCGAAGGTTTTTTTTCGCCGTTGCGATTTTCGATGGAAATCCGCGCTAGTGTCGGCGCGTTGACCGCGCTCGGACTGATCGCCTATTTCGGCTTCGCGGGGCGCAAGAAGTAA
- a CDS encoding DUF4129 domain-containing protein, giving the protein MSAAPVLVPRLPPIDPSVLARKILLEDRFRVAIPTTHRTAWEIFWTWVRDQWSRLSDVLFSHVQVGRQTGVALGYLLVIALVVIILIVGARLMAGAVRDAQRAGRSQPLADTPDFESLYERSCLAALRGDYRAAIALIFWAALLKLERMGVIWPDPSRTVNECRRAVARGAPAAAPEFDKIARSFTAAFYAERAVAPEQWESARDGFMALNA; this is encoded by the coding sequence ATGAGCGCGGCGCCGGTTTTGGTTCCCCGGCTGCCGCCGATCGATCCCAGCGTCCTCGCACGCAAGATTCTTTTGGAAGATCGATTTCGCGTCGCGATTCCGACAACGCATCGCACCGCCTGGGAGATATTTTGGACGTGGGTGCGCGACCAATGGAGCCGCTTGTCCGACGTGCTCTTTTCGCACGTGCAAGTGGGCAGACAGACCGGCGTCGCTCTCGGATATCTCCTCGTGATTGCGCTTGTGGTAATTATCCTTATCGTCGGCGCCAGGCTGATGGCCGGAGCCGTGCGCGACGCGCAGCGCGCCGGCCGGTCGCAACCGCTCGCCGATACTCCCGATTTCGAATCGCTCTACGAGCGCAGTTGTTTAGCCGCGTTACGCGGTGATTATCGCGCCGCGATCGCGCTCATCTTTTGGGCCGCGCTGCTCAAACTGGAACGCATGGGAGTCATTTGGCCCGATCCCAGCCGAACCGTGAACGAATGCCGGCGGGCGGTGGCGCGAGGAGCTCCGGCAGCTGCGCCGGAGTTCGACAAGATTGCCAGGTCCTTTACGGCGGCATTCTATGCCGAGCGTGCGGTTGCGCCCGAACAATGGGAGAGCGCGCGCGACGGGTTCATGGCGCTCAATGCCTAG
- a CDS encoding transcriptional regulator, with protein sequence MTQFALSALDRVFHERGRLAICSALIAHPEGISFTQLQEACDLTDGNLNRHLHALAEMGIVDMRRITGKGRPQTVVRITRAGRERFLDYIDALESVVRDVQRARKRKASPARTTPASSTSQ encoded by the coding sequence ATGACGCAATTCGCTTTGAGCGCGCTCGACCGAGTCTTTCACGAGCGGGGAAGGCTGGCGATCTGCAGCGCGCTGATCGCGCACCCGGAAGGCATCTCGTTCACACAGCTGCAGGAAGCGTGCGACTTGACCGACGGCAATCTGAACCGTCATTTACATGCGCTCGCCGAGATGGGCATCGTCGACATGCGGCGCATCACGGGGAAGGGCCGCCCGCAGACGGTCGTGCGCATAACGCGCGCAGGCCGCGAGCGTTTTTTGGATTACATCGACGCGCTTGAGTCGGTAGTTCGCGACGTTCAGCGCGCGCGCAAGCGTAAAGCGTCGCCCGCGCGGACGACGCCGGCCAGCTCCACGTCGCAGTAA